A single genomic interval of Toxorhynchites rutilus septentrionalis strain SRP unplaced genomic scaffold, ASM2978413v1 HiC_scaffold_112, whole genome shotgun sequence harbors:
- the LOC129781475 gene encoding histone H2A, giving the protein MSGRGKGGKVKGKAKSRSNRAGLQFPVGRIHRLLRKGNYAERVGAGAPVYLAAVMEYLAAEVLELAGNAARDNKKTRIIPRHLQLAIRNDEELNKLLSGVTIAQGGVLPNIQAVLLPKKTEKKA; this is encoded by the coding sequence ATGTCTGGAcgtggcaaaggaggaaaagttaagggaaaggcaaagtcccgctCCAACCGTGCTGGTCTACAGTTCCCCGTCGGTCGTATTCaccgattgctccgcaagggtaactatgcCGAGCGGGTTGGTGCTGGTGCACCAGTATACTTAGCCGCGGTTATGGAGTACCTGGCCGCcgaagtgctcgagttggctggcaatgCCGCCCGCGACaacaagaaaacccgcatcatcCCCCGTCATCTACAGCTTGCCATCCGCAACGACGAGGAGCTGAACAAACTGCTGTCCGGAGTTACCATCGCTCAGGGCGGAGTACTGCCAAACATCCAGGCTGTTCTGTTGCCCAAGAAGACCGAAAAGAAAGCTTAA
- the LOC129781474 gene encoding histone H3, producing the protein MARTKQTARKSTGGKAPRKQLATKAARKSAPATGGVKKPHRYRPGTVALREIRRYQKSTELLIRKLPFQRLVREIAQDFKTDLRFQSSAVMALQEASEAYLVGLFEDTNLCAIHAKRVTIMPKDIQLARRIRGERA; encoded by the coding sequence ATGGCTCGTACCAAGCAGACTGCTCGTAAATCtaccggtggtaaggcaccgcGTAAGCAGCTAGCCACGAAGGCAGCTCGGAAAAGCGCCCCAGCCACAGGAGGTGTGAAGAAGCCTCATCGCTACCGACCGGGAACCGTTGctctgcgtgaaattcgtcgctatcagaagtcgaccgaattactGATCCGCAAGCTTCCGTTCCAGCGTTTGGTTCGCGAAATTGCccaagacttcaaaaccgacttgcgcttccaaagttccgccgttatggcactgcaggaggcAAGCGAGGCATATTTGGTCGGCCTTTTCGAAGATACCAACTTGTGTGCTattcacgcaaaacgcgtcaccattatgccaaaggacatccagctagcacgtcgtatccgaggagaacgCGCTTAA